TTTGCTCATTACTTCAGATACTGAGGAGCGCATCAAGCCGATAACTTGTGTGGTCGGTGCCAGCGCCAGTACGATACAAGGCAAAATTAGATGATCAATCACACTTTGCAGAGCGTGGGCGCGTTGTGGGCCTTGCATTAAAAATGCGTCAACCAGAGCAAACCCAGTGACATGGTCGATTTCATACAGCAGATCGTAGCGACCCGCGACAGGAAATACCTGATAGTGAAGTGAAAAGACCATGATCATGAGTAGGGCGACCCAAAATATCGGCGCTGAGTAGCCTGACATTGAGGTAAACGAAATGATGGTGTCTACCCACTTACCTTGTCGCATCCCAGCTAAAGTGCCAATAGGAATGCCAATTAAGAGCGAAATTAAGAACGCGATTAATACCAATTCTAACGTGGCAGGAAAAACCGCTCTCAATTCAGTAATAATCGGTACGCCGGCTTTATTGACGCCAAAATTAAGATGGAGAAGTTCTCCGAGATAGTGTAACCAACCCGCGCCAAATGGTTGCATTGCCCAATGTGAGTTTGGATCTAAACGAAGTAAGCTGTAACCCACCAAAGTGAGGATCAGCAGAGTGATGATAAATAAGTTCAGTCGACGAAGCGAGTAGAGAAACATCTAGCGAACCCTCTCTACATTATCGAATGGCTGAGCATTGAATGGGCTCATTTTAAAACCTTCTAACGAACTATCATGGGCTTGGAACTGCATTCCGTGATTTAAAGGGATCACGGGAAACTCTGAATTCAGGATATTTTGTGCTTGTTTGTATAAATTAATTCGATAGCGTGGCGTTTCAACTTCTAATGCTAAATCAAGCAAGAAGTCGAAATCCGGGTCACACCAGCTCGACATATTAAGGCCTACTCGCTCAGAATCACAAGAAAGTAGGGGACGTAAGAAGTTATCCGGTTCACCCGTATCTGCAATCCAGCCAGTAAGGTACAAATCGATCTCATGCTCGTGACCAGATAAGCGATCATCGGTGAGCAAGTTTAGAGTTATCCCTATTTCAGCAAGATTGGCTTGAATTAATTCGGCGGTTTTCAATGGACTTGGGTTATATGATCGTGGTTCAAGAGGCACCAACATGTTTAGCGTTAGGCCGTCAGCAAACCCAGCTTCACGAAGTAAAGCAATGGCGTAATTGCGATCATAACGAACTTGAACGGTGTCACCATTATACGCCCAAGAATTTTCCGGTAGCACTGAGTATGCGTTGCTCCCCGTGCCATAGTAAACCGAATCAAGAATATTCTTGCGATTGATAGCATGGTTCAATGCGCGACGCACTCGGACATCACTCAAGGCAGGATGTTCAGTATCTACTGCGATATAAGAGATATTCATTGCGGGCTTGACGGTGAGTGTTAGTTCCTCGTGAGCCTCGATGGTAGGAATTTGGCTTGAGCGCGGCGAGGTGAGTACATCACATTCGTTGCGCAGTAGCTTAGCCAGTGTACCTGTACCTCGATGGGAAATATCGAACACCACCTGACGCATTATCGCTGCCCCAGCCCAATAGTGATCGTGGCGTTTTAGGCGGACCAAGTCATTCACTTGATAGTCGTCCAAATAAAACGGTCCAGTTCCGACTGGATGGCTATCGATGCGTTGAAGCTCATCACTAAGCAACAATTGATTGGCGTATTCTTTTGAGTGAATGACCGCATGGCTCGTGGCGATATTGGATAGAAAGCTGTTGTGTGGTTTGTTCAGCACAAACTTGACTGTTTCATCATCCAGCGCAATCACGTCAGCAATGAGGTTTTGAAAATCTATACCGCTAAACCAAGGGTAACGACCGCCACCAACCATGTGAAAAGGATGTGATGGGTCGACAATTCGACGGAAACTGAATACGACGTCTTGAGCATTTAACGGGCGAGAAGGTGTAAACCAAGGCGTAGTTTGAAAAGAAACGTTTTGCTTCAGTTTGAAAATATACTCAGTGCCACTGTCATTCACTTCCCAGCTTTCCGCAATACTTGGTTGTGGCTGATAAGTGGTTGAATCTAAGGTTAAAAGTGTATCAAACAGCTGTGAGCTTAATGTTTCAGAGGTAATACCGCTGTCCACCAACTGAGGGTTAAAGGTCGAAGGGCCTGCTTGCCCACAAAATACGAACCCGGTTTGGCGTGCTTTCTCGTGACTGATTTCTTCTCCACATCCGACTAAAAAACCGGCAGCGAAGAAGCTAATTGTCAATTGTATGAATGCTTTCATATGATCTAGCGTTTATAGCGCAATGGAACCTTTAATTATGCCTTAATGAAGTCGAGATTGACTACTAATTGTTGATACTCAGCACGTTATTCTCAAAGCAAATTTACATTTTTTGAGGATTAGTAAGCATATTGTTGATGTGAGAGTGCGTTATGTAAACAAACTCGGCGCTTTTGCTTGAGGCCTTTTTATCTTCCTCGTTTAAATTAAGCTTGAAAGATAAACGAGTCCTACTAGCAAACTCGTTTTTCGACTCAGATTTTCATGGCAACGATAGGTCTTGCTTGGATGGTTACGATGACTTTTCTCTGCCTAGTTTGTACTTACGCACCATCCCCCTTAATTGGTGGTAGCTCAAACCAAGTAACTCTGCGGCTTTACGTTGATTGAATTGACTCTCTTTGAGCACTGCTTTGAGCAATTCCTGATCTTGTATTTCTTGCCACTCTTTGTAATCAAGCGGAAAGCTAAAGTCGCGTTGAGACTGGTTTGTCTCGGTATCTTCATCTACTTCATTTAAAGTGTGGCGTGCAAATGGGTCGAACACAAGTTCGTCAATAGGTTGATCAAGCTCACCATGCTGATAAACCGCTCGTTCAACCACATTTTTTAGTTCACGGACATTACCTGGCCAAGCATAGGTTTGCAGTGCTTGTTGAGCAGCGCGACTGAAACCAACAAAATACTCAAAGCCTAGTTCGCGACACATTTTGATGGCGTAATATTCCGCTAATAACAGAATATCTTCTTGTCTTTCGCGCAGTGGCGGCAAATGAATAACATCAAAGGCGAGTCGGTCGAGCAAGTCCGGACGAAACAAGCCTTGCGCTGCCATTTGGGGTAGATCGGCATTGGTTGCGCAAATTAATCGAACATTGGCATTGAGAAGGTCGTGCCCACCTACGCGTTCATATTGTCCATACTCGATCACTCGAAGGAGTTTTTCTTGCACCAGTAGCGGCGCGGTGGCCAATTCGTCGAGAAATAAGGTGCCGTTTTCTGCGCGTTCAAAGCGACCTTTATGGCGGCCTTTTGAACCAGTAAACGCGCCCGATTCATGACCAAATAGTTCGGAGTCAATCAGACCTTCACTGAGTGTTGAGCAGTTGAGTGAAATAAGCGGTTGGTCCCAGCGTTTGGACAAGTAATGTAAACGCTGAGCAATCAACTCTTTACCTGTACCACGCTCGCCAATAATCAGAACTGGTCGTTCAATGGTGGCCAGTTTAGAGACTTTGTCTAACACAGAAAGGAAAGCGGGAGATTCCCCAATCAGGTTTTGTTTCATCAATCTATAACTCGAGCATAGTGGTAAATTTTACCCATAGTTGGCGAAAATCATCATTCACTCAAGTAATAATTTCTGGTTTGATTATTATGTTATTGATATTTAATAACTTAAATATTGGCACGAGATTTGATTGCTCTATCGGATAACAGAGTAAACAAATCGCAATAATGAAACATAAGGAGCGTTCTATGGGTATTTTTTCTCGTTTCGCCGATATTGTAAATTCGAACATCAGTGCACTGCTGGATAAAGCGGAAGATCCAGAAAAAATGATCCGTCTTATTATTCAAGAGATGGAAGATACATTAGTTGAAGTACGCACCAATTCAGCTAAAGCGATTGCTGACAAAAAAGAGCTAGCTCGTAAAGTTGAGGCGATTGAGGATCAAGTAAAAGAGTGGCAGCAGAAAGCAACGCTGGCATTAACCAAGCAAAGAGAAGATTTGGCACGTGCTGCACTGATTGAAAAGCAAAAGTTGCAAGACGTACTAAAAGGTTTGCATACTGAGCAAACGTTGGTTGAAGAAACGATTGACAAATTGACCGGTGAAATCGGTAAACTTGAGAGTAAGATTACTGAGACACGCGCAAAGCAACAAGCACTAGCGATTCGCAGTCAAACCGCATCAAATCGTCGTGATGTTCAACGTCATCTGCATACGGCACGCACTAGCGAAGCAATGGCGAAGTTCGACCAATACTCTCGCAAAATTGACGAACTAGAAGCGGAAGCGGATCTGTATGCCAAAACCGGCCAAGGTAAATCACTTGAGCAAGAGTTTGCTGAACTTCAAGCACAAGATGAAATTGAGCAAGAGCTGGCGAAACTAAAGCAGCAAATGGAAGAGAAAAAGTAATCCAATATGAATAATGAAGTCTCATGGCTTATGGATTACGTTGTGATTAAGGTTCTGGCAGGCAAACTGTCTGTCGGTAACCTCTATATTTAGGAGTTACTTATGTCTTCATTTTGGATTGCAGGACCACTGATCGTTTTCCTGATTTTCGTGGCTCCACTTTGGCTCATCCTGCATTATCGCAGTAAGAAAAAAACCAGCAGCGGTCTTTCACAAGAAGATTATCAACGTTTGCAGGTGTTATCAGAACGTGCCGAATCGATGCAAAAACGTGTCGATACGTTAGAGCGAATTTTGGATGCAGAATCGCCTAGTTGGAGGCGCAATTATGAGTAAAGAACTCTACCGTGATACGGTCAATGGAAAGTTAACCGGCGTCTGTGCAGGTCTTGCGAACTATATTGGTGCCGAAGTTTGGCTAGTGCGTATTCTGGTTATTTCAGCGGCACTGCTTGGCGGGTCGTTTTTAGTATTATTGATCTATATCGCTTTGACGCTGATGTTAGAGAAGCAACCCGCCAACTACGTTGAGCAATTGAGAGCAAAACAAGAGCACAAGTTGAAAGATAAGCCTTGGCAGTCAGGGCAATCACCAGAGCAACTATTGGCGACGCTGGATAATGACTTTAGTGTTCTGGAAACCAAACTACGCCGAATGGAAGCGTATGTGACGTCAGATACATTCAAAGTCAACCGCGAATTCAACAAGCTGTAGCGAACCCTTAAAGAAAAAGCGATAGCAGAACGCATATCGTAAACCAATGATATCTTGAGAGGTTGTCTGGCCTCTCAAGTGATTAATTTTATTACTGAAACTATCCTCTCTGATTGGCACTATCTAAATCGATCATCTATGTTTTGTTAAAGGCTGGTGAAAAGTCTCGCAATACAAATGGATGATTGATTATGCTCAAATTCTTTTCTTTCCTTGCTTTCACGCTGGTAGTGACTGGCTGTGGTAAGGATCTTCCTCCTGTACCTGAACCAGAATCTCGTCCCGCCAAATTGTTCACGGTTACTGTTGGTAACTCAGCATTTGAACGCCGCTTTCCTGCCACAACCGAAGCGGGTGATAGGGCCGTATTAGCGTTTCGTGTTCCCGGACTTTTACAAACGATTGATGTGGTGGCTGGGCAGTCTGTTGTGAAAGGCCAAGTGTTAGCAACACTTAACCCAGATGAGTATGAGTTGCTCGCGCAACAAGCCCAAGCTCAATATCGACTCGCTGACGTGCAGTATCAACGGAGTAAAAAACTTCGCAGAGATGCCGTTGTGTCGGAGCAGGATTTTGATGAAGCGAAAGCCAATCGCAATTCAGCGAAGGCGTATTTAGATCAAGCGAACGCTAATTTGCGTTATACCCGTTTGGTTGCTCCCTATGATGGCACCATCTCTCTCGTTCCCGCAGAAAACCATGAGTACATTGCAGCGAAAGCGGGCGTAATGAATATCCAAACCAATAGCTTAATGAAGGTTTTTTTCCAGTTGCCAGATGGATTATTAGGGCGTTTTTCTACTGGAGCGAACCCTGAAGCCTACATGCTGTTTGACGCGTTCCCCGGCAATACATACCCACTTACTTTTCAAGAGATAGACACTGAAGCGGATCCCAAAACAGGCTCTTATAAAGTGACGATGGTGATGGAGAGGCCAGAGAACACCGGTATTTTGCCAGGTATGTCTGGCACGGTTCGAGTCGTTGCAGCCTCTTCGACAGCGACCCGAATTCCTTCGTCCGCCTTGTTTGATGAAAACGGTAAAACATGCGTTTGGCGCGTCAACGATCAGGGTATCGTTGAAAAGGCGGCGGTAGAGCTCAACGACAAACAACAAGTGGTCTCTGGACTTAATGATGGGGATAAGATCGTGATGTCTGGGGTCAGTGGTATCACACCAGGGATTAAAGTACGCGAATGGATCAAAGAGCGGGGGCTGTAGGAATGAAAAGTCGAATTATTTTAATTTCTTCAGTACTTGGTTTGCTCACGGCGTGTGGTGAGCCAGTAGATTATACCGATCTTGGATTACCTAAAGTTGAAACACTGGTGGTGAAGCCTATTGAGCGTGGAGACAACCTCTATTTTCCTGCCGTTGCGAATGCAGCGGAGCGTTCTCATCTGAGTTTTCGTGTTGCAGGCGAGGTTAGCCGAGTTTATGTCAAAGAGGGGGATATGGTGAAGCAAGGTGCGATGATCGCCGAGTTAGAGCCAACAGATTTTCAACTTGAAGTGGATAATGCTTCCGCACGTTACTCAGTGATTGATAGTCAATATCGCCGCTCTCAGCCGCTGGTAAAGAAAGGCCTACTAGCGAAGTCTCAATTTGACGAAATCGCAGCAGAGCGAAGAATAGCGCTCGCGGAGTTGGAGCTTGCCAAACTTAGGTTATCTTTTACCCACCTCAAGGCGCCAGTGGATGGCATTATTTCGCGCGTCGCGGTTGATCAGTTTGAAAATATTCAGGTGGGCCAAAACATAGTGAATATTCACAGCATTGATAGTGTGGAAGTCTTAATTCAGCTACCAGATCGTATTTACGTCAACCAGCCTGAGCAAGAAAAACTTTCCCGCATCGATGCCATTGTTCGTGTGCCAAGCGGCAATCAATATCACGCACGGATTAAGGAATTTACGACAGAGCCAGACCCCGCCACAGGTACATTTAATGTTACGTTGTCACTTCTAATGCCAAAGGATGAATACATTCTTGATGGCATGGCGGTTGAGGTGACATCGAATCATGAGGATGTTGGACTCGATCTCCGCGAGGGAGTGCAGGTGCCGATTGAGGCGATTTTTAACCAAGACGGCGATGATTTAAATAAAGAAAACAAATTTGTATGGTTACTCAACCCTGACAATACAGTGAGTAAAACACAGGTCACGCTGGGTAAAGCAACCAAAAATTCGGTACAAATCCTATCGGGGTTAGCGACAGGCGACACCATTGTAACCGCGGGTATCTCGCGGTTGACTGATGGACTGAAAGTGGAAACGGTAGCCAAGGAGGCAGGAAATGAACAGTAAAAGCAACCAGCCTCAAACAGACGATGACATCACGGGTATTGCAGCCTACTTTATTCGTAATCGCGTCATCAGTTGGATGATTGCTCTGATCTTTTTGATTGGAGGTATCGCTTCATTTTTCGGGTTAGGGCGCTTGGAAGATCCTGCCTTTACGATCAAGGATGCAATGATCGTTACTTCTTACCCAGGAGCAACACCGCAACAAGTGGAAGAAGAAGTCACTTATCCACTCGAAAAGGAAATTCAACAATTAACTTACGTTGATGAGATTAATTCAATTTCTACTCGTGGCTTATCGCAGATCACCGTCACCATGAAAAACAATTATGGCCCGGACGATTTGCCACAGATATGGGATGAATTGCGTCGTAAGGTCAATGACCTTAAAGGTTCCTTACCTCCAGGTGTCAATGATCCTCAAGTTATTGATGATTTTGGCGATGTGTACGGAATTTTGTTAGCGGTTACCGGTGAGGGCTATAGCTATAAAGAGTTGCTGGATTATGTTGATTATTTGCGCCGTGAGTTAGAGCTGGTTGATGGGGTAAGCAAGGTCTCTGTGACGGGGCAGCAACAAGAACAGGTTTTCATTGAAATATCGATGAAACGCTTGGCCAGTCTTGGTTTGGCACCGAATACGGTATTTAATCTTCTCGCTACGCAAAACCTCGTTTCAAGTGCAGGCGCGGTGCGTATTGGTGATGAATATATTCGTATTCATCCGACAGGAGAGTTTGAAAGTGTTGAGCAACTGGGTGATTTGATCATTACTGAGAGCGGTGCTCAGGGGCTTATCTATTTGCGTGACGTTGCAGAGATAAAACGTGGCTACGTAGAAGTGCCGAGTAACTTAATCACGTTTAATGGCAGTGTCGCGCTCAACTTAGGTATCTCTTTTGCGCAAGGCGTCAACGTGGTTGATGTGGGTAAGAGCTTTGATCGTCGTCTGGCTGAACTTAAGTATCAACAACCCGTTGGTATTGAGATCTCAGAGATATACAGTCAGCCAAAAGAAGTGGATAAGTCGGTAAGAGGATTTGTGGTCAGTTTAGGCCAAGCAGTCGCGATCGTGATTATCGTTCTGCTGTTCTTTATGGGCTTACGATCAGGTTTATTGATTGGCCTGATTTTGCTGCTCACGGTACTCGGCACCTTTATCTTTATGAAATACTACCAAATCGATTTGCAGCGCATATCGCTTGGGGCGTTGGTCATCGCGCTCGGGATGCTGGTGGACAATGCGATAGTGGTGGTCGAAGGGATCTTAATTGGTACGCAGAAAGGGAGAACGCGGCTGCAAGCTGCCACTGACATTGTTACTCAAACCAAGTGGCCTTTGCTTGGCGCAACGGTGATAGCGGTGACTGCCTTTGCGCCAATCGGGTTATCTGAAGACTCCACTGGTGAGTACTGCGGTACTTTATTTACCGTTCTTCTTATTTCTTTGATGTTGAGTTGGTTTACCGCTATTTCACTGACGCCATTTTTCGCTGATTTGTTTTTCCGAGGTCAAAAAGTCCCTCAAGGCGATGAAGATTCTGACCCGTACAACGGAGTTATCTTTGTTGTTTACAAGGGTTTTCTCGAGTTTTGTATGCGCCGTGCGTGGCTTACCGTAATCGTATTGGTCGTGGGGCTTGCGGCGAGTATTTACGGGTTTACTCATGTAAAACAGTCGTTTTTCCCATCTTCAACTACGCCAATCTTCCAAGCCGATATTTGGTTGCCAGAAGGGACTGACATACGCGCGACCAATACCAAGTTAAAAGCGTTAGAGACATGGATTGCTGCGCAAGATGGGGTGGAACATGTAACAACGACGGCGGGTAAAGGTTTACAACGCTTTATGCTGACCTATGCACCAGAAAAAAGTTATGCCGCCTATGGTGAAATTACCACTCGAGTGGCCAGTTATGAACAATTGGCGGATCTCATGAGTCGTTTTCGAGAACACGTAGTGAAGAACTACCCTGAGATTAACTACAAACTCAAGCAAATTGAATTAGGACCGGGCAGTGGGGCGAAAATTGAGGCACGTATTATCGGCTCAGATCCAACTGTATTACGCTCAATTGCCGCTCAAGTTGAAGCGATTTTGCATGCTGATCCAGGTGCAACCAATATTCGTCATGATTGGCGCCAACGAACTAAGATCCTTGAGCCACAGTTTAATGAGAGCCAAGCAAGACGTTACGGTATTACTAAATCCGACGTGGATGATTTCCTTGCGATGTCTTTTTCAGGCATGCCAGTGGGTGTTTATCGGGATGGCACGACACTAATGCCAATTGTGGCGCGTTTACCAGAAGGTGAGCGTGTGGATATTCGTAATATTGAAGGAATGAAGATCTGGAGCCCGGCATTAAGTGAATATATTCCACTGCAACAAGTGACGTTGGGTTACGACATGCGTTGGGAAGACCCAATCATAGTGCGTAAAGACCGCAAACGAGTGCTGACCATCATGGCGGACCCAGATATTTTGGGTGAAGAAACCGCTGCGACACTGCAAAAACGAATTAAAACCCAGATTGAAGCCATTGAGCTGCCATCTGGCTACAGCTTAGAGTGGGGTGGGGAATATGAGTCGTCTGGTGACGCGCAGGCATCACTGTTTACCACCATGCCGTTGGGATACCTATTTATGTTCCTTATTACGGTGTTCTTGTTTAATTCGGTTCGAGAGCCTCTGATTGTTTGGTGCACTGTTCCGCTAGCGATTATTGGCGTAACCACAGGGCTGTTAGCTCTCAATACCCCATTTGGCTTTATGGCGTTACTTGGCTTTTTGAGCCTTTCAGGAATGGTGTTGAAAAACGGTATCGTATTGCTTGATCAGATAAATATCGAAATCCATGCTGGTAAAGAGCCATACACGGCTGTCGTAGATGCCGCACTTAGTCGTGTACGCCCTGTTTGTATGGCGGCGATTACCACCATTTTAGGTATGGTGCCGCTACTGCCGGATATCTTTTTCAAACCGATGGCGGTGACTATTATGTTTGGTTTGGGTTTTGCTACGGTACTGACGCTAATTGTGGTTCCGGTACTGTATCGACTCTTCCACCGCGTACCTGTTCCGAGTTATGCTGCAACAAAACTCGAACCGGCAGGGGAATAATGGATCATCAAGTTTGTGCATGGGCACTAAAGCATGAGTTAGAGAGGGAGTACCACGATAAAGAGTGGGGGATTCCAGTTTACGATGATACTCAGTTGTTTGAGTTTATAACCTTGGAAGGAGCGCAAGCTGGGCTAAGCTGGATCACCATTTTGAAAAAGCGTGAGGGTTATCGCCAAGCGTTTGAAGGGTATGATTTACTGAAGCTGGCCCAATACGTGGAAGCCGGGGCAGATGAGCGAGTTGATGAGATCATCGCTCAATTTGATGTGGTGAAGCACCGTGGCAAAATTGCTTCTGTATTCACCAATGCCAAAGCGGCATTGGCATTGATTACGGAATATGGCAGCTTGTCTGAGGCGCTTTGGCAATTTGTTGATCATAAACCAGTGATCAACCATTGGCAGTCAATGGAAGACGTACCTGTTTCGACGGAAAGTTCTAAAGCTATGAGTAAGTTTCTCAAGAAACGCGGCTTTAAGTTCGTCGGAGAGA
Above is a window of Vibrio taketomensis DNA encoding:
- a CDS encoding efflux RND transporter periplasmic adaptor subunit; its protein translation is MKSRIILISSVLGLLTACGEPVDYTDLGLPKVETLVVKPIERGDNLYFPAVANAAERSHLSFRVAGEVSRVYVKEGDMVKQGAMIAELEPTDFQLEVDNASARYSVIDSQYRRSQPLVKKGLLAKSQFDEIAAERRIALAELELAKLRLSFTHLKAPVDGIISRVAVDQFENIQVGQNIVNIHSIDSVEVLIQLPDRIYVNQPEQEKLSRIDAIVRVPSGNQYHARIKEFTTEPDPATGTFNVTLSLLMPKDEYILDGMAVEVTSNHEDVGLDLREGVQVPIEAIFNQDGDDLNKENKFVWLLNPDNTVSKTQVTLGKATKNSVQILSGLATGDTIVTAGISRLTDGLKVETVAKEAGNEQ
- a CDS encoding efflux RND transporter periplasmic adaptor subunit; translated protein: MLKFFSFLAFTLVVTGCGKDLPPVPEPESRPAKLFTVTVGNSAFERRFPATTEAGDRAVLAFRVPGLLQTIDVVAGQSVVKGQVLATLNPDEYELLAQQAQAQYRLADVQYQRSKKLRRDAVVSEQDFDEAKANRNSAKAYLDQANANLRYTRLVAPYDGTISLVPAENHEYIAAKAGVMNIQTNSLMKVFFQLPDGLLGRFSTGANPEAYMLFDAFPGNTYPLTFQEIDTEADPKTGSYKVTMVMERPENTGILPGMSGTVRVVAASSTATRIPSSALFDENGKTCVWRVNDQGIVEKAAVELNDKQQVVSGLNDGDKIVMSGVSGITPGIKVREWIKERGL
- the pspA gene encoding phage shock protein PspA, with amino-acid sequence MGIFSRFADIVNSNISALLDKAEDPEKMIRLIIQEMEDTLVEVRTNSAKAIADKKELARKVEAIEDQVKEWQQKATLALTKQREDLARAALIEKQKLQDVLKGLHTEQTLVEETIDKLTGEIGKLESKITETRAKQQALAIRSQTASNRRDVQRHLHTARTSEAMAKFDQYSRKIDELEAEADLYAKTGQGKSLEQEFAELQAQDEIEQELAKLKQQMEEKK
- a CDS encoding efflux RND transporter permease subunit; translated protein: MNSKSNQPQTDDDITGIAAYFIRNRVISWMIALIFLIGGIASFFGLGRLEDPAFTIKDAMIVTSYPGATPQQVEEEVTYPLEKEIQQLTYVDEINSISTRGLSQITVTMKNNYGPDDLPQIWDELRRKVNDLKGSLPPGVNDPQVIDDFGDVYGILLAVTGEGYSYKELLDYVDYLRRELELVDGVSKVSVTGQQQEQVFIEISMKRLASLGLAPNTVFNLLATQNLVSSAGAVRIGDEYIRIHPTGEFESVEQLGDLIITESGAQGLIYLRDVAEIKRGYVEVPSNLITFNGSVALNLGISFAQGVNVVDVGKSFDRRLAELKYQQPVGIEISEIYSQPKEVDKSVRGFVVSLGQAVAIVIIVLLFFMGLRSGLLIGLILLLTVLGTFIFMKYYQIDLQRISLGALVIALGMLVDNAIVVVEGILIGTQKGRTRLQAATDIVTQTKWPLLGATVIAVTAFAPIGLSEDSTGEYCGTLFTVLLISLMLSWFTAISLTPFFADLFFRGQKVPQGDEDSDPYNGVIFVVYKGFLEFCMRRAWLTVIVLVVGLAASIYGFTHVKQSFFPSSTTPIFQADIWLPEGTDIRATNTKLKALETWIAAQDGVEHVTTTAGKGLQRFMLTYAPEKSYAAYGEITTRVASYEQLADLMSRFREHVVKNYPEINYKLKQIELGPGSGAKIEARIIGSDPTVLRSIAAQVEAILHADPGATNIRHDWRQRTKILEPQFNESQARRYGITKSDVDDFLAMSFSGMPVGVYRDGTTLMPIVARLPEGERVDIRNIEGMKIWSPALSEYIPLQQVTLGYDMRWEDPIIVRKDRKRVLTIMADPDILGEETAATLQKRIKTQIEAIELPSGYSLEWGGEYESSGDAQASLFTTMPLGYLFMFLITVFLFNSVREPLIVWCTVPLAIIGVTTGLLALNTPFGFMALLGFLSLSGMVLKNGIVLLDQINIEIHAGKEPYTAVVDAALSRVRPVCMAAITTILGMVPLLPDIFFKPMAVTIMFGLGFATVLTLIVVPVLYRLFHRVPVPSYAATKLEPAGE
- the pspB gene encoding envelope stress response membrane protein PspB, encoding MSSFWIAGPLIVFLIFVAPLWLILHYRSKKKTSSGLSQEDYQRLQVLSERAESMQKRVDTLERILDAESPSWRRNYE
- the pspC gene encoding envelope stress response membrane protein PspC, with product MSKELYRDTVNGKLTGVCAGLANYIGAEVWLVRILVISAALLGGSFLVLLIYIALTLMLEKQPANYVEQLRAKQEHKLKDKPWQSGQSPEQLLATLDNDFSVLETKLRRMEAYVTSDTFKVNREFNKL
- a CDS encoding DNA-3-methyladenine glycosylase I, encoding MDHQVCAWALKHELEREYHDKEWGIPVYDDTQLFEFITLEGAQAGLSWITILKKREGYRQAFEGYDLLKLAQYVEAGADERVDEIIAQFDVVKHRGKIASVFTNAKAALALITEYGSLSEALWQFVDHKPVINHWQSMEDVPVSTESSKAMSKFLKKRGFKFVGETICYAFQQAVGMVDDHLDGCPKKTQV
- a CDS encoding ABC transporter permease, with product MFLYSLRRLNLFIITLLILTLVGYSLLRLDPNSHWAMQPFGAGWLHYLGELLHLNFGVNKAGVPIITELRAVFPATLELVLIAFLISLLIGIPIGTLAGMRQGKWVDTIISFTSMSGYSAPIFWVALLMIMVFSLHYQVFPVAGRYDLLYEIDHVTGFALVDAFLMQGPQRAHALQSVIDHLILPCIVLALAPTTQVIGLMRSSVSEVMSKNYIRAARIKGLSTREIVMQHVLRNAIPPIIPKIGVQLSSMLTLTIVTESIFNWPGIGRWLLDALSNQDYVSIQAGVIVVATLVLTANILSDLIGAMINPLVRKEWYANR
- a CDS encoding ABC transporter substrate-binding protein: MKAFIQLTISFFAAGFLVGCGEEISHEKARQTGFVFCGQAGPSTFNPQLVDSGITSETLSSQLFDTLLTLDSTTYQPQPSIAESWEVNDSGTEYIFKLKQNVSFQTTPWFTPSRPLNAQDVVFSFRRIVDPSHPFHMVGGGRYPWFSGIDFQNLIADVIALDDETVKFVLNKPHNSFLSNIATSHAVIHSKEYANQLLLSDELQRIDSHPVGTGPFYLDDYQVNDLVRLKRHDHYWAGAAIMRQVVFDISHRGTGTLAKLLRNECDVLTSPRSSQIPTIEAHEELTLTVKPAMNISYIAVDTEHPALSDVRVRRALNHAINRKNILDSVYYGTGSNAYSVLPENSWAYNGDTVQVRYDRNYAIALLREAGFADGLTLNMLVPLEPRSYNPSPLKTAELIQANLAEIGITLNLLTDDRLSGHEHEIDLYLTGWIADTGEPDNFLRPLLSCDSERVGLNMSSWCDPDFDFLLDLALEVETPRYRINLYKQAQNILNSEFPVIPLNHGMQFQAHDSSLEGFKMSPFNAQPFDNVERVR
- the pspF gene encoding phage shock protein operon transcriptional activator; this encodes MKQNLIGESPAFLSVLDKVSKLATIERPVLIIGERGTGKELIAQRLHYLSKRWDQPLISLNCSTLSEGLIDSELFGHESGAFTGSKGRHKGRFERAENGTLFLDELATAPLLVQEKLLRVIEYGQYERVGGHDLLNANVRLICATNADLPQMAAQGLFRPDLLDRLAFDVIHLPPLRERQEDILLLAEYYAIKMCRELGFEYFVGFSRAAQQALQTYAWPGNVRELKNVVERAVYQHGELDQPIDELVFDPFARHTLNEVDEDTETNQSQRDFSFPLDYKEWQEIQDQELLKAVLKESQFNQRKAAELLGLSYHQLRGMVRKYKLGREKSS